A part of Hydrogenobacter sp. T-8 genomic DNA contains:
- a CDS encoding N4-gp56 family major capsid protein, translating into MSTVSRTTHPELFPLYYEKKLLEYVKANLVATRFGQRRSLPANSGRTIEFYRANPKPINTTPITDQPTPPATALPNLTPIQVTVQEYGDSIDLYEFTDMTSFVPLVDYITDILADQAQRSLDTIAMNELCSGTNVLYAGGVNSRSALVGTQKLTKTDIRKAVNLLQRENIPPFEDGYYVCLIHPDKILDLFTDAELIQLANANMSAFEKGFVGQFAGVKFYVSTTLPIVDNGGTPSVPVYQTLVLGKDAYGIVDLDGTTLKMVQTNVDRLGRVKTLGWKAYFAVKRLYEPAIVRIESN; encoded by the coding sequence ATGAGCACAGTTAGCAGGACAACACACCCAGAGCTTTTCCCCCTTTACTACGAGAAGAAGCTGCTTGAGTATGTAAAAGCCAACCTCGTAGCCACAAGGTTCGGACAAAGAAGAAGCCTTCCTGCCAACTCTGGAAGAACTATAGAGTTTTACAGGGCAAATCCGAAACCCATAAACACTACGCCCATCACAGACCAGCCCACGCCCCCTGCTACAGCACTTCCAAACCTTACACCGATACAGGTGACCGTGCAAGAATACGGCGATAGCATAGACCTGTATGAGTTTACGGACATGACTTCTTTTGTGCCACTTGTTGACTACATAACAGACATCCTCGCAGATCAAGCCCAAAGAAGTTTAGACACGATAGCCATGAACGAGCTTTGCAGTGGCACGAATGTGCTTTATGCAGGAGGAGTGAACTCCAGGTCTGCACTGGTGGGAACGCAAAAGCTTACAAAGACAGACATAAGAAAAGCTGTAAACCTTCTGCAGAGAGAGAATATCCCGCCTTTTGAGGATGGCTACTATGTGTGTCTCATACATCCAGACAAGATCCTTGACCTCTTTACAGATGCTGAATTAATACAACTCGCAAACGCTAATATGTCTGCTTTTGAAAAGGGCTTCGTGGGTCAGTTTGCAGGCGTGAAGTTTTATGTGTCTACCACTTTGCCTATAGTAGACAACGGTGGCACGCCATCTGTCCCAGTTTATCAGACTCTCGTGCTTGGCAAGGACGCTTATGGCATCGTGGACTTGGACGGGACGACTCTGAAGATGGTGCAAACGAACGTAGACAGACTTGGAAGGGTAAAAACCCTCGGCTGGAAGGCTTACTTTGCAGTTAAGAGACTCTACGAGCCCGCAATAGTAAGGATAGAGAGCAACTGA
- a CDS encoding minor capsid protein: protein MDAYRPDPEIEKLLKLVLPSLNKGFKEALEYALARAKYFVSFEDFTRILLDKLEEKMKLPDAVKGKLWEELEKIYNNAVQETVLEIAQTGKFIDFRMPDTRSVEYALKLHDFYLGKFFQGDKQLRKRVLNWMSEYYLQEGNPIGKGQKGIKEFLKHFKNYIQPQTEWKARQIIDTSVNFLRNAGKIRTLQHARVEYYRWDATNDRLTCRICRSYDGRVFRTADAVRILDALETTQDPGLIRELKPFVNKPVDGLSDNMLPTKLPPLHPHCRCRVVAHFEISA from the coding sequence ATGGATGCATACAGACCAGACCCAGAGATAGAGAAACTTTTAAAGCTCGTTCTACCAAGCCTCAACAAGGGGTTTAAAGAAGCATTAGAGTATGCACTCGCAAGGGCAAAGTATTTTGTTAGCTTTGAAGATTTCACGAGAATACTACTTGACAAACTTGAAGAGAAGATGAAACTGCCGGATGCGGTAAAAGGCAAGCTGTGGGAAGAACTTGAAAAGATATACAACAATGCAGTGCAGGAGACTGTTTTAGAGATAGCGCAGACTGGCAAGTTTATAGACTTCAGAATGCCTGACACCAGAAGCGTAGAGTATGCTCTAAAACTACATGACTTTTACCTTGGCAAGTTTTTCCAAGGGGACAAACAACTAAGGAAAAGGGTTCTTAACTGGATGAGTGAGTATTACTTACAAGAGGGCAACCCCATAGGCAAGGGGCAAAAGGGTATAAAAGAATTCCTGAAGCATTTCAAAAATTACATACAGCCACAAACCGAGTGGAAGGCAAGGCAGATAATAGATACATCTGTCAACTTCCTAAGGAACGCAGGTAAGATAAGAACATTACAACACGCAAGAGTGGAATACTATCGCTGGGATGCGACAAACGATAGGCTTACGTGCAGGATATGCAGGAGTTATGATGGCAGAGTTTTCAGGACTGCAGACGCAGTAAGGATTCTTGACGCCTTAGAGACTACACAAGACCCGGGGCTAATAAGAGAGTTAAAGCCTTTTGTAAACAAGCCAGTCGACGGACTTAGCGACAATATGCTACCCACGAAGCTCCCCCCTTTGCACCCACACTGCCGATGCAGAGTCGTAGCACACTTTGAAATCTCTGCTTGA
- a CDS encoding HK97-gp10 family putative phage morphogenesis protein: MADNLREFENYMRKLPEKIKSAVRVSLERIGAYGVSKLSEGFKTEGRSLGVEWKPVKESYLRQKIKKGFSEKTLHRTTTLAQSFHSKATDTQVQIGTPVPYAIYHEYGTKKMSARPFMKPLAQYLQERAISQIFKKTLSEVL; this comes from the coding sequence ATGGCAGACAATCTAAGAGAGTTTGAGAACTATATGAGAAAACTCCCAGAGAAGATAAAGAGTGCGGTGCGTGTAAGTCTTGAAAGAATAGGAGCGTATGGAGTTTCTAAGCTATCAGAAGGCTTCAAAACAGAGGGTAGAAGCCTTGGCGTAGAGTGGAAGCCCGTAAAAGAGAGCTATCTAAGACAGAAGATAAAGAAAGGTTTCTCTGAAAAAACCCTGCACAGAACCACGACATTAGCCCAGAGCTTTCACTCAAAAGCTACAGACACGCAAGTCCAAATAGGCACTCCAGTTCCATATGCAATATACCACGAATATGGGACAAAAAAGATGTCTGCAAGACCTTTTATGAAGCCTTTGGCTCAGTATCTGCAAGAAAGGGCTATCTCACAAATCTTTAAGAAGACACTAAGCGAGGTCTTGTGA